The Candidatus Aminicenantes bacterium sequence AAACTGCTCGTCCGACTCAATGCCATGATGCGAATCCACCTGAATCAAAATTAAAAAAATGGTTGAATTTTAAGACAGTCGCTACGCCTGCCTTCCTGACACCTGTAACCTGTCACCTTCTTTCGACTTTAGACTTTTCACTTTTCACTTTTCACTTTTCACTTTTCACTTTTTTAGGGAGGTTTCGGCTTGTTCGAGTACGTTGAGTACGCGCACGGCTTCGTGGCCGTCGGTGAGCGGGCTGGCTTTGCCGTCCACGCAGGTGCAGAAATGTTCCAGTTCACGGCGCAGGGGTTGGCCTTCCTCTACAGGCACCACCTTGAAATCGGCCTTTTGAGCCACCGGGATGCGGCCGTGTTCCCACTTGATGCGGTGGGGGTAGAGGCAAAGCTTGTCTTTGGCGGTGTCGTCGAACACGGCCATCTGTTCACTGCCCACTACCACCAGCTTCTGTTCCTTGAAAGGATGCAGCCAGGAAACAAATACGTGGGCACGCACGCCGGAGGAAAATTCCAGGCTGGTCAGGGTGGTGTCAAAGATTGCGGGGTCCAGGTAGGCGCCGCCGTGGGCGCATACCGCCGCGGGCTCTTCATCGTCCAGGAGCATGAGGATGAGCGAGATGTCGTGGGGGGCAAAGCTCCACAACACGTTTTCTTCCGTGCGCAGGCGACCGATGTTGAGGCGGTTTGAGTAG is a genomic window containing:
- a CDS encoding Gfo/Idh/MocA family oxidoreductase gives rise to the protein MLTPDLALIGAGNWGRNHLRNLKAMGRLARVIDPDPAVCAAGKKEHPELAWSTNLKDLWKDDAIHGVVIAAPAVTHADLARRALEAGRHVLVEKPLALTADSGKELTQLAEKKGLSLMVGHVLRYHTAVEKLKAMVDAGELGKIRYIYSNRLNIGRLRTEENVLWSFAPHDISLILMLLDDEEPAAVCAHGGAYLDPAIFDTTLTSLEFSSGVRAHVFVSWLHPFKEQKLVVVGSEQMAVFDDTAKDKLCLYPHRIKWEHGRIPVAQKADFKVVPVEEGQPLRRELEHFCTCVDGKASPLTDGHEAVRVLNVLEQAETSLKK